In Candidatus Cohnella colombiensis, one DNA window encodes the following:
- a CDS encoding IS110 family transposase codes for MEPVIGLDVAKGASVFQAFVKRNEVCGKSVTIRHTEEGFGRLGEVIRTLEEQTGNRAVVVLEATGHYHRIVIAYLERMEITHFIVNPLLSKRSKSAQLRKVKTDAADAWHLAEMYYRGDVKPHRTWNECYTELQHITRQHEFVTSLYVQAKLNMRALLDQVFPTYEGVFSDLFSATALTTLQMCLSDQTLEWDEAIRKQASKSRSASWICTKIEHLEFIYRQWKENKNSPTQMQMLKSMVSLLLSMQEQIEVIEDQIRQLAGELPEVELIKSIPGIGDKLAAAIISEIGDAQQFQDPKQLVAFAGLDPGVHSSGQFVATSSRITKRGSKRLRRALFLAVQCGLRRDANAKLKAYYDKKRKEGKPYKVTVIACANKLLHHIYAILKKGQPYQP; via the coding sequence ATGGAACCAGTTATCGGACTGGATGTGGCAAAAGGCGCGAGTGTATTTCAAGCGTTCGTGAAGCGTAATGAGGTGTGTGGAAAGTCGGTAACAATTCGGCATACCGAGGAAGGGTTCGGACGACTTGGCGAAGTGATACGCACGCTTGAGGAACAAACGGGTAACCGAGCGGTTGTGGTTTTGGAGGCAACAGGGCACTATCATCGCATCGTTATAGCCTATTTGGAGCGTATGGAAATTACGCACTTCATCGTTAATCCGCTATTATCTAAACGTTCGAAGAGCGCACAGTTACGTAAGGTGAAAACAGATGCAGCGGATGCCTGGCATTTGGCCGAAATGTATTACAGAGGGGACGTGAAGCCTCATCGAACCTGGAACGAGTGCTACACGGAGTTGCAACACATAACAAGGCAACACGAGTTCGTGACCTCACTGTACGTGCAAGCAAAGCTTAATATGCGTGCTTTATTAGATCAGGTATTCCCAACCTATGAGGGGGTGTTTTCGGATCTTTTCTCCGCGACAGCTCTCACTACGTTGCAGATGTGCTTATCCGATCAAACTTTAGAATGGGACGAAGCCATTCGTAAACAAGCGAGTAAATCTCGTTCTGCATCGTGGATCTGCACGAAAATTGAGCATCTAGAGTTTATTTATCGACAATGGAAAGAGAACAAGAATAGCCCTACTCAGATGCAGATGCTGAAAAGCATGGTGTCGTTGCTTCTTTCCATGCAGGAGCAAATCGAGGTGATCGAGGACCAGATAAGACAACTAGCCGGAGAACTACCGGAAGTGGAGTTAATAAAAAGTATTCCGGGCATAGGTGATAAGCTTGCTGCAGCCATTATTTCAGAAATTGGAGACGCGCAACAGTTCCAAGATCCGAAGCAACTCGTGGCGTTTGCGGGGCTAGATCCAGGTGTTCATAGTTCAGGTCAGTTTGTGGCCACAAGCAGTCGAATAACAAAACGGGGCTCCAAACGGCTTCGCCGGGCATTATTTCTAGCCGTACAATGTGGATTAAGACGTGACGCCAACGCGAAATTAAAAGCCTACTACGATAAGAAAAGAAAAGAGGGCAAGCCCTACAAGGTGACGGTGATTGCTTGCGCCAACAAGCTATTGCATCACATTTACGCCATCTTGAAGAAAGGCCAGCCCTACCAACCATAA
- a CDS encoding Cof-type HAD-IIB family hydrolase has translation MTFRLIAIDLDDTLLTDEGIVTEATREAMAAAIAHGAHVTIATGRMFASAQKIARQVGLNVPIITYQGSLIKNLLDEEVLYERYVPTAAALRIYEYCKQRGIHIQAAINDELYSPSDNEHIRAYVQLSKIPYKVIPDFETLLQHEKVTKFVAIDEPARLDGLLPELREMQGSEVYITKSKPNFLEFLNLEGTKGHALRFLAAHYDIPMEETIAVGDAMNDHEMIEAAGLGVAMGNAVPALKAIANFVTLSNNDDGVKHVLDKFILKRD, from the coding sequence ATGACTTTCCGTTTAATTGCGATCGATCTCGATGATACATTGCTCACAGATGAAGGAATTGTAACAGAAGCAACACGTGAAGCGATGGCTGCTGCAATTGCTCATGGCGCACATGTTACGATTGCTACTGGCCGCATGTTCGCGTCCGCGCAAAAGATAGCACGACAAGTTGGCTTAAATGTGCCGATCATTACTTACCAAGGCTCGCTTATTAAAAACTTGCTGGATGAAGAAGTGCTTTATGAACGTTACGTACCGACTGCTGCTGCATTGCGGATCTATGAATATTGCAAGCAGCGTGGCATTCATATTCAAGCAGCCATTAACGATGAGCTGTATTCGCCTAGCGACAACGAACATATCCGAGCATATGTGCAATTATCGAAAATTCCTTACAAAGTCATTCCAGATTTCGAAACGCTGCTTCAACATGAGAAAGTAACAAAGTTTGTTGCAATTGATGAGCCTGCTCGGTTAGATGGGCTTTTGCCAGAGCTTAGAGAGATGCAAGGATCTGAGGTTTACATTACGAAGTCGAAACCGAATTTCTTAGAGTTTTTAAATCTTGAAGGCACAAAGGGGCATGCGCTTCGTTTTCTAGCTGCGCATTACGACATTCCAATGGAAGAGACAATTGCGGTTGGCGATGCGATGAATGATCATGAGATGATCGAGGCTGCTGGTCTAGGCGTTGCGATGGGCAACGCAGTACCTGCGCTGAAAGCAATTGCAAACTTCGTTACATTGAGCAACAACGATGATGGCGTTAAGCATGTTTTGGACAAATTTATTTTGAAACGTGACTAA
- a CDS encoding GH1 family beta-glucosidase has protein sequence MARLDFPKDFVWGTATASFQIEGAYQEDGRGMSIWDTFCRTPGKVYNGDNGDVACDSYHRYEEDIALLKKLGVKAYRLSIAWPRIFPQGTGEVNEKGLDYYKRVVDGLIAAGIEPCVTLYHWDLPQALQDKGGWANRDTIDAFVNYAEVIFKAFDGKIKQYITFNETWCVSFLSNYIGAHAPGNKDLQLAITVAHHCMVAHGEAVKKFRALGVQGEIGTTHNLYWFEPYSTSPEDIAAAHRNRAYNNEWFMEPTFKGTYPQFMVDWFKMKGAEVPIVPGDMETIAQPIDFIGVNFYSGGFGRYKKNEGLFDCEEVQVGFDKTFMDWNVYADGLYKVLSWVKEEYGDTPIYITENGACYDDELTADNRVHDELRTEYFRKHFIQCHRLIASGVPLKGYFAWSLLDNFEWAEGYKKRFGIVYTNYETLERHPKDSYYFIQDVIKNNGFDV, from the coding sequence TTGGCTCGCTTAGACTTTCCAAAAGATTTCGTATGGGGTACAGCAACAGCATCGTTTCAAATTGAAGGCGCGTATCAAGAAGATGGCCGTGGTATGTCGATTTGGGATACGTTTTGTCGCACACCAGGTAAAGTGTATAACGGGGATAATGGCGACGTTGCATGTGACAGCTATCACCGCTATGAAGAAGATATCGCGTTGTTGAAAAAGCTCGGAGTTAAAGCCTATAGACTGTCGATCGCTTGGCCACGTATTTTTCCACAAGGCACTGGCGAAGTGAACGAGAAAGGCTTGGATTACTATAAGCGCGTTGTCGACGGCTTAATTGCTGCGGGCATCGAGCCATGTGTAACACTTTATCACTGGGATTTACCACAAGCGCTTCAAGACAAAGGTGGCTGGGCGAATCGCGATACGATCGATGCATTCGTGAATTATGCTGAAGTCATCTTCAAAGCATTTGATGGTAAAATCAAGCAATATATCACATTCAATGAAACTTGGTGTGTGTCGTTCCTTTCGAACTACATCGGAGCGCATGCTCCTGGCAACAAGGATTTGCAGCTCGCAATTACGGTCGCTCACCACTGTATGGTAGCGCATGGTGAAGCGGTGAAGAAATTCCGCGCACTTGGCGTACAAGGTGAGATTGGAACGACGCATAACTTGTATTGGTTTGAGCCGTACTCTACATCTCCTGAAGATATCGCAGCAGCACATCGCAATCGTGCTTACAATAACGAATGGTTCATGGAGCCAACGTTCAAGGGTACTTATCCGCAATTTATGGTTGACTGGTTCAAGATGAAGGGTGCAGAAGTGCCAATTGTTCCAGGCGACATGGAGACGATTGCTCAGCCGATCGACTTCATTGGAGTTAACTTCTATAGCGGGGGTTTTGGTCGTTACAAGAAGAATGAAGGATTGTTTGATTGTGAAGAGGTGCAAGTAGGCTTCGACAAAACATTTATGGATTGGAATGTATACGCTGACGGCTTGTACAAAGTGCTTAGCTGGGTGAAGGAAGAGTATGGCGATACTCCTATTTACATTACGGAAAATGGCGCTTGCTATGACGATGAATTGACAGCAGACAATCGCGTACACGATGAACTTCGTACGGAATATTTCCGTAAGCACTTCATTCAATGTCACCGTCTAATTGCATCTGGCGTACCTCTTAAAGGCTACTTTGCCTGGTCGTTGCTCGATAACTTCGAATGGGCAGAAGGCTATAAGAAGCGCTTCGGAATCGTATATACGAACTATGAGACGTTAGAGCGCCATCCGAAGGACAGCTACTATTTTATTCAAGATGTGATTAAAAACAACGGCTTTGATGTATAA
- a CDS encoding B12-binding domain-containing radical SAM protein: protein MNIVVATLNAKYIHTSLALRCLKAFAEPEFKVTMAEYTIKDPVMSIAADLYSKKPDVIGFSCYIWNIEETVAVIDMLRKVLPEVKILLGGPEVSYDTEYWMNRLTDVDFIIMGEGEETFLDLLRQISTDQKYHFVFGLAYRKAGQVIVNVGRPKLDLSTIPSPYRFPEDIPSLGNRVVYFETSRGCPFNCQFCLSSIEVGVRYFDIEWVKGEITYLIDHGAKLIKFVDRTFNIKREYAMEVFQFLIDNHRGCVFQFEITADIMRPEVLDFLAEHAPPGIFRFEIGVQSTNDPTNLAVQRRQNFEKLSRTVVKVKESGKIDQHLDLIAGLPHEDYDTFRKTFNDVFALRPEELQLGFLKMLRGTGLRNDADKYGYIYMDRAPYEMLGNDLMPFGDIVKIKRIEDVLEKYWNAHRMDRTMEYLITQAYSSPYDFFQAFGDYWEQQGWSRIGHQLDHLFSRLWEFLEADSADLLNKDVAFGLLRIDYYYQHKYKPRKLWWDDRLDKKDWNSSFKFAAKELGMDERELQKKAMIDRLPFDYTLWQQEGRVDYTAPTLLVMLYSGEETSMELIALPHPGGIVAAQT from the coding sequence ATGAATATCGTCGTTGCGACGCTTAATGCGAAATATATCCACACCTCATTGGCATTACGCTGTTTGAAAGCATTCGCTGAGCCTGAATTTAAGGTGACCATGGCAGAGTACACGATCAAGGATCCTGTCATGAGCATTGCAGCGGACCTATACTCGAAAAAACCGGACGTGATCGGATTTTCGTGTTACATCTGGAACATTGAAGAGACGGTCGCTGTTATTGACATGCTGCGCAAGGTGCTACCAGAGGTGAAGATCTTGCTCGGTGGACCTGAAGTCAGCTATGATACCGAGTATTGGATGAATCGATTGACCGATGTAGATTTTATTATAATGGGCGAAGGAGAGGAGACGTTTCTAGATTTGCTTCGGCAAATCTCAACGGACCAAAAGTATCACTTCGTATTCGGGTTGGCATACCGCAAAGCTGGACAAGTCATTGTGAATGTAGGACGCCCTAAGCTAGACTTGTCAACGATCCCATCCCCCTATCGCTTTCCCGAGGACATACCTTCACTGGGCAATCGAGTTGTTTATTTTGAGACGAGCAGAGGGTGTCCGTTCAACTGTCAATTTTGTTTGTCCAGTATTGAGGTTGGTGTCCGTTACTTCGATATCGAATGGGTGAAGGGGGAGATTACATACTTAATCGATCATGGTGCAAAGCTGATTAAGTTCGTTGACAGAACCTTTAATATTAAGCGTGAATATGCGATGGAAGTGTTTCAATTTCTGATCGATAATCACCGTGGATGCGTATTCCAGTTCGAGATTACAGCGGATATTATGCGTCCTGAAGTGCTCGATTTTCTCGCTGAGCATGCACCTCCAGGCATTTTTCGCTTTGAGATCGGCGTTCAATCGACGAATGATCCGACGAATCTCGCTGTCCAGCGTCGTCAAAACTTCGAGAAGCTTTCTCGCACAGTTGTAAAGGTAAAGGAAAGCGGCAAGATTGATCAGCACCTTGACTTGATCGCGGGTTTGCCACATGAAGACTATGACACCTTCCGAAAGACGTTCAACGATGTGTTTGCGCTTCGACCTGAGGAATTGCAGCTTGGCTTCTTGAAGATGTTAAGAGGCACAGGGCTGCGAAATGATGCCGACAAGTATGGTTATATCTATATGGACCGTGCGCCATATGAGATGCTTGGCAACGATCTGATGCCGTTTGGCGACATCGTAAAAATTAAGCGCATAGAAGATGTTCTTGAGAAGTATTGGAATGCACACCGCATGGATCGGACGATGGAGTACTTAATCACACAAGCGTACTCGTCACCCTATGACTTTTTCCAAGCGTTTGGTGATTATTGGGAGCAGCAGGGGTGGAGTCGAATCGGGCACCAACTCGATCATCTGTTCTCGCGTTTATGGGAGTTCCTTGAAGCTGATTCTGCAGATCTGCTCAACAAGGACGTTGCATTCGGGTTATTGAGGATCGACTATTATTATCAGCATAAGTACAAGCCTCGTAAACTGTGGTGGGATGATCGCTTAGACAAGAAAGATTGGAATTCTAGCTTTAAGTTTGCGGCAAAGGAATTAGGTATGGACGAACGAGAATTGCAAAAGAAGGCTATGATCGATCGATTACCATTCGATTATACGTTATGGCAACAAGAAGGACGTGTGGATTACACTGCTCCAACACTGCTCGTAATGCTATATTCAGGTGAGGAAACATCGATGGAACTTATCGCGCTGCCTCATCCGGGCGGGATTGTGGCGGCTCAAACCTAA